Proteins from one Sulfurovum sp. TSL1 genomic window:
- a CDS encoding DEAD/DEAH box helicase — protein MKFTDFNLKETIQAAIAEAGFTEPSPVQKDAIPLVLEGHDMIAQAQTGTGKTAAFGLPIMSMMKGDGSVEGLVIVPTRELAMQVSDELYRFGQMSGLKTATVYGGTPYAKQIERIKQASIVVATPGRLQDLLESGKIKMNPQFVVLDEADEMLDMGFLDEIKNIFTYLPKERQTLMFSATMPGSIRKLAEQILKNPKTVSITKAESTNTSITQLYYVVQDKERDDALVRLIDYKNPNKCIIFCRMKKEVDRLVAHLTAQGFKVSGLHGDMEQKQREVTIRAFKQGGIDIFVATDVAARGLDVNDVTHVFNYHIPFDSESYVHRIGRTGRGGKTGEAITLVSPNELRTIKRIEKDVGTKMTTQVIPTRMEVQNNRADALIAKISETKVTESAINLVKTLQHDLDIVTIAHLLASLVQEENFVKGKDNIGLGLEEIELLIERAMQNRGGGGGGRNRGGYRGGNRSGGGGRSRHGRNGRSSGSRSGGGRDSRNGGQGSNRG, from the coding sequence ATGAAATTTACAGATTTTAATTTAAAAGAGACTATTCAGGCTGCTATAGCAGAAGCTGGATTTACGGAACCGAGCCCGGTTCAAAAAGACGCGATTCCTTTAGTATTGGAAGGTCACGATATGATCGCACAGGCACAGACAGGTACAGGTAAGACTGCTGCATTTGGTCTTCCTATCATGAGTATGATGAAAGGTGACGGTTCTGTTGAGGGACTTGTGATCGTTCCTACCCGTGAGCTTGCAATGCAGGTGAGTGATGAACTGTACCGTTTCGGTCAAATGAGTGGACTTAAAACGGCTACAGTCTATGGTGGTACACCGTATGCTAAACAGATAGAACGTATCAAACAGGCTTCTATCGTCGTAGCAACACCGGGTAGACTCCAAGATCTGCTTGAGAGCGGCAAGATCAAAATGAACCCTCAGTTCGTTGTACTTGATGAAGCAGATGAAATGCTTGACATGGGATTCCTGGATGAGATCAAGAACATCTTTACTTACCTTCCAAAAGAGCGTCAGACACTTATGTTCTCAGCAACGATGCCAGGGAGTATCAGAAAACTTGCTGAACAGATCTTAAAAAACCCTAAAACAGTTTCTATTACGAAGGCTGAGAGTACAAATACTTCTATCACACAACTTTACTATGTTGTACAAGACAAAGAGAGAGACGATGCGCTTGTAAGACTTATTGACTACAAGAACCCTAACAAATGTATCATCTTCTGTCGTATGAAAAAAGAGGTGGACAGACTGGTTGCGCACCTGACTGCACAAGGATTTAAAGTATCAGGTCTTCACGGAGATATGGAGCAAAAACAAAGAGAAGTAACGATCCGTGCCTTTAAACAGGGCGGTATCGATATCTTTGTTGCAACGGATGTAGCGGCACGTGGGCTTGATGTCAATGATGTGACACATGTTTTCAACTATCATATCCCTTTTGACTCTGAGTCCTATGTACACCGTATCGGTCGTACAGGTCGTGGAGGTAAAACAGGTGAAGCGATCACTTTGGTAAGCCCTAACGAACTCAGAACCATCAAACGTATAGAAAAAGATGTGGGTACGAAGATGACGACACAAGTGATACCTACACGTATGGAAGTACAAAACAATCGTGCAGATGCGCTCATTGCTAAGATCTCTGAAACCAAAGTCACTGAAAGTGCTATCAATCTTGTTAAAACGCTTCAACATGATCTAGACATTGTGACGATCGCACATCTTTTAGCTTCTTTAGTTCAGGAAGAAAATTTTGTTAAAGGTAAAGACAACATCGGTCTTGGTCTTGAAGAGATAGAACTTCTCATCGAAAGAGCAATGCAGAACAGAGGCGGTGGCGGTGGTGGCCGTAACCGTGGTGGTTATCGTGGCGGTAACAGAAGTGGCGGCGGTGGTCGCAGTAGACATGGTCGTAACGGACGTTCAAGCGGTAGTCGTAGCGGTGGTGGCCGTGACAGCCGTAATGGCGGACAAGGCAGCAACAGAGGGTAG
- a CDS encoding SufD family Fe-S cluster assembly protein, whose translation MNQLDEATKSTLKKVAFDEDVERSASFLAKDWDILDTHSAAEGLEILPIEKALEKYAWLKELFFTLVDKDKDDYVKQVASSDVLLGYFIRIKAGVKITLPVHTCYMINTEKFTQCTHNIVIAEENSELHLINGCAANVHIVSGQHLGVTEYFIKDGATVTSTMIHSWGKEVEVYPRSAAHVGKHAKFISNYVALGSVKKLQMDPLAVLEDSALGEFYSVIYAPENSEFDIGSTVVLNGDNASSEIISRVVSNGGKVITRGKIIGKHPNGRGSMSCNGLLLSKKGFIHAIPELLGEDPHLELSHEASVGMISKDELAYLMASGIEEEKAKSLIIEGFLDLKIPSLPDALQEQINAVIKETKDFETM comes from the coding sequence ATGAATCAACTGGATGAAGCTACGAAATCAACCCTGAAAAAAGTTGCATTTGATGAAGATGTGGAGAGATCCGCAAGCTTTTTGGCAAAGGACTGGGATATTTTAGATACCCACTCTGCCGCGGAGGGGCTTGAGATACTCCCCATCGAAAAAGCATTGGAAAAATATGCATGGCTCAAAGAACTATTCTTTACGCTTGTGGATAAAGACAAAGACGATTATGTCAAGCAGGTCGCTTCAAGTGATGTGCTGCTGGGCTATTTCATCCGTATCAAAGCTGGTGTTAAAATTACTCTACCTGTACATACCTGTTATATGATCAATACCGAGAAATTCACGCAATGCACACATAATATTGTGATCGCTGAAGAGAATTCCGAACTTCATCTTATCAACGGCTGTGCGGCCAATGTACATATTGTATCCGGACAGCATCTGGGTGTCACAGAGTATTTTATCAAAGATGGGGCTACTGTCACCAGTACCATGATACACAGCTGGGGGAAAGAGGTAGAAGTCTATCCCAGGAGTGCTGCCCATGTCGGGAAACATGCAAAGTTCATTTCAAATTATGTCGCATTGGGATCTGTCAAAAAACTCCAGATGGATCCGCTTGCAGTACTCGAAGATTCTGCTCTGGGAGAGTTCTACTCGGTCATATATGCACCCGAAAACTCCGAGTTTGATATAGGTTCGACGGTGGTCTTAAATGGTGATAATGCTTCATCCGAGATCATCAGCCGTGTGGTTTCCAATGGCGGTAAAGTGATCACTCGCGGGAAGATCATAGGTAAACACCCCAATGGCAGAGGTTCGATGTCATGCAACGGATTGCTTCTGAGTAAAAAAGGCTTCATTCATGCCATCCCTGAATTGCTGGGCGAGGATCCGCATCTTGAACTCTCCCACGAGGCAAGTGTGGGTATGATCTCCAAAGATGAACTTGCCTACCTGATGGCATCGGGTATCGAAGAGGAGAAAGCAAAATCTCTGATCATTGAAGGATTTTTGGACCTGAAGATCCCCTCACTGCCTGATGCACTGCAAGAACAGATCAATGCCGTCATCAAAGAGACAAAAGACTTTGAAACTATGTAA
- a CDS encoding ABC transporter ATP-binding protein, whose product MDGPLLEITDLYVSVENKQIIKGMNLSVGKGEVHVIFGPNGSGKSTFLNTILKLPGYSIDSGEIHVKSTNIQALTTDEIANLGIGMSFQHPPKIKGVTLQNFLHAINRSEDLEDEIQALSMENFLERELNVGFSGGELKRAEVLKLYAQSPDLLLIDEPESGVDIENIAVISKAINKILQKEMPKTKRERSAIIITHTGHILNYIDADVGHIFMDGDIVCTGDPKTLMEDIKKLGFSRSVACSNESKDHR is encoded by the coding sequence ATGGATGGACCCCTATTAGAAATTACCGATCTCTATGTCTCTGTAGAGAACAAACAGATCATCAAAGGGATGAACCTTAGCGTGGGCAAAGGTGAAGTTCATGTGATTTTCGGTCCCAACGGTTCCGGAAAATCCACCTTCCTCAATACGATTTTGAAACTTCCCGGCTATAGCATTGACAGTGGAGAGATTCACGTAAAATCTACAAACATACAAGCATTGACCACAGATGAGATCGCCAATCTGGGTATAGGCATGTCTTTTCAGCATCCGCCAAAGATCAAAGGGGTCACACTCCAAAACTTTCTGCATGCGATCAACCGCTCCGAGGATCTTGAGGATGAAATTCAGGCGCTCAGTATGGAAAACTTTTTAGAAAGAGAGCTCAATGTCGGTTTTTCCGGCGGAGAGCTCAAAAGAGCGGAAGTACTGAAACTCTATGCACAAAGCCCTGACCTGCTTTTGATAGATGAACCCGAATCCGGGGTCGATATCGAAAATATTGCGGTGATCTCCAAAGCGATCAACAAGATCCTTCAAAAAGAGATGCCCAAAACAAAGCGTGAACGCTCTGCTATTATTATCACCCATACCGGACATATTCTTAACTATATTGATGCGGATGTGGGGCATATATTTATGGATGGAGATATCGTTTGCACCGGCGATCCTAAAACACTTATGGAAGATATCAAAAAATTGGGATTTTCACGATCTGTCGCATGTAGTAATGAATCAAAGGATCACAGATGA
- a CDS encoding metal-sulfur cluster assembly factor produces MSNEEKNINDKMAEEKQKFIDSQPTDEEMKEKIIAHLKEIYDPELPVNIYDLGLIYNIDTWTDEVSMMKKAKITMTLTSATCSFSQVIIDLVKSIATRQEGLEDVEVEIVFDPPWGQDSMTDEAKLAMGLL; encoded by the coding sequence ATGAGTAATGAAGAGAAAAACATCAATGACAAAATGGCTGAAGAGAAACAGAAATTTATAGATTCTCAGCCAACAGATGAAGAGATGAAAGAAAAGATCATCGCTCACCTTAAAGAGATCTATGATCCTGAACTTCCGGTAAATATTTATGACCTGGGACTCATCTACAATATAGACACATGGACAGATGAAGTCTCTATGATGAAAAAAGCCAAGATCACGATGACGCTGACTTCAGCAACCTGTTCATTTTCACAAGTGATCATCGACCTGGTCAAAAGTATCGCTACGCGTCAAGAGGGTCTTGAAGACGTAGAGGTAGAGATAGTCTTTGACCCGCCATGGGGTCAAGACAGTATGACCGATGAAGCAAAGTTGGCTATGGGATTACTCTAA
- a CDS encoding SufE family protein, with protein MNMEETVARYKEDFELFPTDNDKLEYIFDLGKRHTTLSEEEKNEDTYVKGCASDAWLVGECKNGILELRGEGTSEMAKGMLTLLLDIFSNRPADEILNFDPAKLHDMGVVELLSPVRQQSLEAFLNMVYGYAQKCKEQG; from the coding sequence ATGAATATGGAAGAGACAGTAGCAAGGTATAAAGAAGATTTTGAACTTTTTCCTACGGACAATGATAAGTTAGAGTACATCTTTGATCTGGGGAAACGCCATACAACACTCTCTGAAGAAGAGAAAAATGAAGATACTTATGTCAAAGGATGTGCTTCTGACGCATGGCTTGTAGGCGAATGTAAAAATGGTATACTCGAACTTCGCGGTGAAGGTACTTCTGAAATGGCAAAAGGTATGCTGACTCTTCTTTTAGACATATTTTCCAACCGCCCGGCAGATGAGATACTCAACTTTGATCCTGCCAAACTCCATGACATGGGTGTAGTAGAGCTCCTCTCTCCTGTGCGCCAGCAAAGTTTGGAAGCATTTTTAAATATGGTCTACGGCTACGCACAGAAATGTAAAGAACAAGGATGA
- a CDS encoding SufD family Fe-S cluster assembly protein — translation MNLSTLKNKNLQEVNGLLDIKDRDILVERFVSLGLPSKKSEEYRYFDVEKLLEKEYKTLTYVPKTLRVSDKIEIVDGVVVAAPQGLRIYNEPCGQIDMDHFDPLYYLGHLLSPQAIKIELDGDTEVEIEHKFTQSNALINYRIVLYTQANRHATVYENFVEEGIENSLVLYGYDMHIAQDSSLRVVKMQRMQDSGYSMVASHKINVDRNAHAVFKSFDLGGDNALQLLKIELAERAHVDAGHLLYLNSEAKRGTVSQIVHRGEHSTSKQEAKNILDGASRGIFDALIRVEKSGKYTKAEQNSKAILLHDKAYMIAKPQLEIYIDELEASHGATTGQLSEKQLFYLQSRGISRIEARKMLVIAFANTLIETVKDSRHQERIKKAFEEVFYLVHKKDN, via the coding sequence ATGAACCTTTCAACGCTTAAAAACAAAAACCTGCAAGAGGTCAACGGCTTGTTGGATATAAAAGATAGAGATATCTTGGTAGAGCGTTTTGTATCACTGGGACTTCCGAGTAAAAAGTCAGAAGAGTATCGTTACTTTGATGTAGAAAAACTCCTGGAAAAAGAGTACAAAACACTTACATACGTTCCAAAAACGCTTAGGGTCTCTGATAAGATAGAGATCGTTGATGGTGTAGTAGTAGCTGCTCCACAAGGTCTGCGTATCTACAATGAACCGTGCGGACAGATCGATATGGATCATTTTGATCCGCTCTATTATCTTGGGCACCTGCTCTCTCCCCAAGCGATCAAAATAGAACTGGATGGAGATACAGAGGTTGAGATAGAGCATAAGTTTACCCAAAGCAATGCACTGATCAACTACCGTATCGTACTCTACACACAGGCGAACCGTCATGCCACTGTCTATGAGAACTTTGTAGAAGAAGGTATTGAGAATTCACTGGTGCTTTATGGGTATGATATGCATATTGCACAGGACTCTTCACTGCGCGTGGTCAAAATGCAGCGTATGCAAGACAGCGGCTATAGTATGGTGGCTTCACATAAGATCAATGTTGACAGAAATGCACATGCCGTCTTTAAAAGTTTTGATCTGGGTGGAGACAATGCACTGCAACTTCTCAAAATAGAATTAGCTGAGCGTGCCCATGTAGATGCAGGTCACCTCCTCTATCTCAATAGTGAAGCAAAACGCGGTACCGTCTCACAGATCGTACATCGTGGTGAACATTCTACCTCCAAACAGGAAGCCAAAAACATTTTGGACGGTGCATCCAGAGGTATCTTTGATGCGCTCATCCGTGTAGAAAAGAGTGGTAAATATACCAAAGCTGAGCAGAATTCTAAAGCGATCTTACTTCATGATAAGGCGTATATGATTGCAAAGCCACAACTTGAGATCTACATTGATGAACTGGAAGCAAGCCATGGTGCAACGACAGGACAACTCAGTGAAAAACAGCTTTTCTATCTACAAAGCCGTGGTATCTCACGCATTGAAGCAAGAAAAATGTTGGTGATCGCTTTTGCAAATACACTGATCGAGACAGTAAAAGACAGCAGACATCAAGAGCGCATTAAAAAAGCTTTTGAAGAAGTCTTTTATCTAGTACATAAAAAGGATAACTAA
- the sufC gene encoding Fe-S cluster assembly ATPase SufC, protein MSIMKIENLEAKIGDKKILKGLNLELEPGKVHAIMGPNGAGKSTLSKALVGHYDIELLGGNIIYKGKNINEMEPEERALEGIFLSFQHPVEIPGVNNAYFLRTALNAKRKHEGKEELNSAEFLRLMRDHLEMLGMKSDMISRSLNEGFSGGEKKRNEILQMLILEPDVIILDEIDSGLDIDALRAVSEGINKMKDGKRSFLVITHYSRILDYIEPDYIHVLKDGKVIKTAGPELVSQLEDTGYDAIEEE, encoded by the coding sequence ATGAGTATTATGAAAATTGAGAATTTAGAAGCGAAAATAGGTGACAAAAAGATTTTAAAAGGTCTAAACCTAGAACTGGAACCAGGGAAGGTCCATGCTATCATGGGACCCAACGGTGCCGGTAAATCTACCCTTTCTAAAGCGCTTGTAGGACACTACGACATTGAATTACTTGGTGGAAATATCATCTACAAAGGTAAGAACATCAATGAGATGGAACCTGAAGAGAGAGCCTTAGAGGGAATTTTCCTTTCATTTCAACACCCGGTAGAGATCCCTGGTGTGAACAATGCCTATTTCCTAAGGACGGCACTCAATGCGAAACGTAAACACGAAGGTAAAGAAGAACTGAACTCGGCTGAGTTCCTACGTCTCATGAGAGACCATTTGGAAATGCTCGGTATGAAATCAGATATGATCAGCCGTTCACTTAATGAAGGTTTCTCAGGTGGTGAGAAGAAGCGTAATGAAATTCTTCAAATGCTTATCCTTGAGCCGGATGTCATCATTCTTGATGAGATCGACTCCGGGCTGGATATCGATGCACTGAGAGCTGTATCTGAAGGAATCAACAAGATGAAAGACGGTAAACGTTCATTCCTCGTTATCACACACTACAGCCGTATTCTTGACTATATCGAACCGGATTATATCCATGTACTGAAAGACGGAAAAGTGATCAAAACAGCAGGACCAGAGCTTGTATCACAGCTTGAAGATACCGGATATGATGCGATAGAGGAAGAATAA
- the sufB gene encoding Fe-S cluster assembly protein SufB has product MANKGLDKAVSGEYALGFEIDIETETAPPGLSEETIAFISKKKGEPDWMLELRIKAFRKWQTMTEPHWAKLNYEPIDYQSISYYSAPKEGIDSLDEVDPKILEAYKKLGISLEEQKQLAGVKVAVDAVVDSVSVKTTYAEELAEHGVIFCSISEAIERHPELIKKYMFSVVPMADNYFAALNSAVFTDGTFVYIPKGVRCPMELSTYFRINAMNTGQFERTLIVADEGSYVSYNEGCSAPTRDEHQLHAAVVELVAMKDAEIKYSTIQNWFPGDENGKGGIYNFVTKRGICEGDNSKISWTQVETGSAITWKYPSCILKGDNSVGEFYSVAVTTLAQQADTGTKMIHIGKNTSSTIISKGISAMKGQNTYRGLVKIGANATGARNYSECDSLLIGPNCGAHTFPYLESKDTQGQIEHEATTSKISDEQLFYLRQRGINEEDAVSMIVHGFCKQVFSQLPMEYAVEAKALLELTLEGSVG; this is encoded by the coding sequence ATGGCAAACAAAGGATTAGATAAAGCTGTCTCAGGTGAGTATGCACTCGGCTTTGAGATAGATATCGAAACCGAAACCGCACCACCGGGACTTTCAGAAGAGACGATTGCATTCATCTCGAAAAAGAAAGGTGAACCTGACTGGATGCTTGAACTTCGTATCAAAGCATTTAGAAAATGGCAAACCATGACTGAACCGCACTGGGCAAAACTAAACTATGAACCAATAGACTACCAGTCTATCTCATACTATTCAGCACCGAAAGAAGGTATTGACAGTCTGGATGAAGTAGACCCCAAAATTCTGGAGGCCTACAAGAAGCTGGGTATCTCTTTAGAAGAGCAAAAGCAGCTTGCCGGTGTCAAAGTGGCTGTGGATGCCGTAGTTGACTCAGTTTCGGTCAAGACCACCTATGCTGAAGAGCTTGCTGAGCATGGTGTCATCTTCTGCTCGATCTCAGAAGCGATAGAACGTCACCCGGAGCTCATTAAAAAATATATGTTCTCTGTCGTACCCATGGCTGATAACTATTTTGCCGCACTGAACTCTGCAGTCTTTACAGACGGAACCTTTGTTTACATTCCTAAAGGCGTACGCTGTCCTATGGAGCTTAGTACCTACTTCAGGATCAATGCCATGAACACAGGGCAATTTGAACGTACACTGATCGTAGCAGATGAAGGATCCTATGTAAGTTACAATGAAGGGTGTTCTGCGCCAACACGTGATGAGCACCAGCTTCATGCCGCAGTGGTTGAACTCGTTGCAATGAAGGATGCGGAGATCAAGTACTCTACGATCCAAAACTGGTTCCCGGGAGATGAAAACGGGAAAGGCGGGATCTACAACTTCGTGACCAAAAGAGGTATATGTGAAGGAGACAATTCCAAGATCTCTTGGACACAGGTAGAGACCGGTTCAGCCATTACATGGAAGTATCCGTCATGTATCTTGAAGGGTGATAACTCTGTGGGTGAATTCTATTCAGTGGCAGTCACCACTCTGGCACAGCAGGCTGATACAGGTACAAAGATGATACATATCGGTAAAAACACCTCTTCGACCATCATCTCTAAAGGTATCTCTGCCATGAAGGGTCAAAATACCTATAGAGGACTGGTAAAGATCGGTGCCAATGCTACAGGTGCAAGAAACTACTCTGAGTGTGATTCATTGCTCATCGGTCCTAACTGTGGGGCACATACGTTCCCTTACCTTGAATCAAAAGATACCCAAGGACAGATAGAACACGAGGCAACCACCTCAAAGATCAGTGACGAACAACTCTTTTACCTGCGTCAAAGAGGTATCAATGAAGAAGATGCCGTGAGTATGATTGTTCACGGTTTCTGTAAACAAGTCTTCAGCCAACTCCCTATGGAGTATGCGGTGGAAGCAAAAGCATTATTAGAATTAACATTAGAAGGAAGTGTAGGATGA
- a CDS encoding thiamine pyrophosphate-dependent enzyme: protein MKHPLDRTDIDNAWCPGCGNFGILKLLEEVLTELECDPKHTVIVSGIGQAAKTPYYIDTHMFCGLHGRALPVSTALKASNPALNVIAEGGDGDMYGEGGNHFIHTIRRNPDIVHIVHNNMVYGLTKGQASPTSQIGFKSSVQVKGVSNEPFNPISVALALRAGFVSRVNIGNQAHAKTVLKEAFLHKGYALVDVFQPCVVFNKINTYKWFNENTYELDSSYEKNDLSSAMKKALENDPIPIGVFYQHTHATFEENIRGEEQDPLATLTHDIKKLQELFDSY from the coding sequence ATGAAACATCCTCTTGACAGAACAGATATAGACAATGCATGGTGCCCCGGGTGCGGGAATTTCGGGATACTGAAACTTCTGGAAGAAGTATTGACCGAACTGGAATGTGATCCTAAACATACAGTCATCGTCTCTGGTATCGGGCAAGCCGCCAAAACACCTTACTATATCGATACGCATATGTTCTGTGGACTTCACGGGCGTGCACTGCCTGTATCTACAGCGCTCAAAGCTTCCAACCCTGCACTCAATGTCATTGCAGAAGGCGGAGATGGAGATATGTATGGTGAAGGGGGAAACCATTTTATACATACCATCAGGCGGAATCCTGATATCGTACATATCGTACACAACAATATGGTTTATGGTCTTACCAAAGGTCAGGCCTCACCCACAAGCCAAATAGGTTTTAAAAGCTCTGTACAGGTGAAAGGCGTCAGTAATGAACCGTTCAATCCCATCTCGGTTGCACTGGCACTCAGGGCCGGTTTTGTATCACGGGTCAATATAGGTAATCAAGCCCATGCCAAAACAGTGCTCAAAGAGGCATTTTTACACAAAGGGTATGCCCTGGTAGATGTCTTTCAGCCCTGTGTGGTCTTTAACAAGATCAACACCTATAAATGGTTCAATGAAAATACCTATGAACTCGATAGCAGCTATGAAAAGAACGATCTCTCCTCAGCCATGAAAAAAGCACTTGAAAATGATCCCATACCTATAGGCGTTTTTTACCAGCATACGCATGCCACATTTGAAGAGAATATCAGGGGAGAGGAACAGGATCCGCTTGCAACGCTTACCCATGATATAAAAAAATTACAGGAATTATTTGATTCCTATTGA